Genomic window (Pseudomonadota bacterium):
TGCGCGCAGGGCTTCCAGCCGGTCCTGGCTTTGCAGGGTCCTTTCGTATGCGCGTCGCTCGAAGGCCAGCCCTTCAGAGAGCGGTAGGTCGGCGGCTGCGTCGATCGCCTCGAGCGCAGCCGTAAGGGCCAGAGGCGCGGCCTCGGCCAGCTGCTGGGCGATGGCCAATGCGGCTGCGACGGGATCGTCAGCCAAACGGTGGACCAGGCCGATGCGGTGGGCCTCGTTGCCATCCACACGTCGAGCGAGCAGGATCAACTCCTTGGCTCTGGCCTCGCCTACGATTCTGGGCAGACGCTGGGTGCCGCCTCCCCCCGGGATGATGCCGAGAGACGTCTCCGTGAGGCCCAGCCGTGCGCTGGGAGAGGCGACGCGCAGGTCGCAGGCCAGAGCAAGCTCGAGACCTCCGCCAAGCGCAAGCCCGTGGATCGCCGCAATCACCGGCCTCCGGCAACGGTCGACACGGCCTATCACCTCGTTTACCAGCCGCAGGAAGGCACCCACTTCGCGCTCGGACATGCGAGCTCGCTCCTTGAGGTCGGCGCCCACGCAAAACGCGCGCTCGCCCGCCCCGGCGATCACGACCGCCCGCACCGTGGGGTCCGAATCCACGCGCCCGACGGCTTCAAGCAAGAGCTCGGCGCCGCTTCGGTTCACCGCGTTTAGCACGTGGGGCCGGTTCAGGTGCCAGATCTCGATCGAGTCCAGATGCTGTTCGATAAGGATCGGATCTGCGTTCTGCATGGTGGCTCTGCGTGGTCAGCGAACGCCGACAAGATAGTAGCCCGCCAGCAGGAAATCAGCCCTTGACGCGTGCCTCACGAGCAGATGACGATCCCGGGCATGACGCGAGATACGCTGCTGCAGATCCTGAACAACTGCCAGGGGGTGGCGCCGGCCACGGAGGCACACGGTTTCGAGGTGGCGCAGGGCCACCGCCTAACGCTGTTCCTGGGCGAGCCCGGCAGCGCCATGGCGCTGACCGACGTAGCTGGGCTGAGGCTGCAGCCCGAGTTTGTTGAAGCCCGCACGCGCGAATCGGAGACGCTGTACGTCGGCTACGACGCGGTGCATGCGCTGCGCCACCGCACAGGACGCGGCGGCGATGGGGGCCGAGCAGGCTTTGGTTGAGGGCCGTCCGCACATGCCAGTGCCCGGCCCGAGACTCCGGACCGAGCATGGCGCTGCGCTGCGGGGTCGGATGGCGCGCTGGCGAACCGAGGAAATGTAGCGCGGGCGGTTGGAATCGAGCAGGATCGAGCGTGAGGCAGTGGGGGCAGACGGCCTCGCGCCGCAAGCCAGGCGACGGGAGCGAGTTTCGGACCGGGCACATGCTAGGATGAGGCATGCCA
Coding sequences:
- a CDS encoding enoyl-CoA hydratase-related protein, with amino-acid sequence MQNADPILIEQHLDSIEIWHLNRPHVLNAVNRSGAELLLEAVGRVDSDPTVRAVVIAGAGERAFCVGADLKERARMSEREVGAFLRLVNEVIGRVDRCRRPVIAAIHGLALGGGLELALACDLRVASPSARLGLTETSLGIIPGGGGTQRLPRIVGEARAKELILLARRVDGNEAHRIGLVHRLADDPVAAALAIAQQLAEAAPLALTAALEAIDAAADLPLSEGLAFERRAYERTLQSQDRLEALRAFNDKRKPRFRGK